A genomic region of Chthoniobacterales bacterium contains the following coding sequences:
- a CDS encoding cytochrome c produces MSPPDPARSDDEKFVEPPIPPAEGEIDLVRVHGSILREQHEPREGREGVPLWFVTLIMMLVFWCGLYLANNAGGFRADVFNPSKTLAARKPADPATLGQRVFVRNCAVCHQADGQGIMRQYPPLAGSEWVLAQEWRGDNHLVNILLHGVEGALTVRGQVYNGAMPPWKILRDEDLAAVLNYLRTSWGNSAPPISPDYVKRLREQSATRFTPWTQRELKGLPREIAPPPAKDAKLGIPSIASPAGQEH; encoded by the coding sequence ATGAGTCCGCCCGATCCCGCAAGATCCGACGACGAGAAATTCGTCGAGCCGCCGATCCCTCCGGCCGAAGGAGAGATCGATCTCGTCCGGGTGCACGGATCGATCCTTCGCGAGCAACACGAGCCCCGCGAAGGTCGCGAAGGCGTGCCGCTGTGGTTCGTCACGCTCATCATGATGCTTGTTTTCTGGTGCGGACTTTACCTGGCGAACAACGCCGGGGGCTTCCGCGCCGACGTCTTCAATCCCTCGAAGACCCTCGCTGCGCGCAAGCCGGCTGATCCCGCAACGCTCGGGCAGCGCGTGTTCGTGCGGAATTGTGCCGTGTGCCATCAGGCTGATGGTCAGGGGATCATGCGCCAGTATCCGCCGCTTGCGGGGAGCGAATGGGTGCTCGCGCAGGAATGGCGTGGCGACAATCATCTCGTGAACATCCTCCTGCACGGTGTGGAAGGCGCACTGACCGTGCGGGGGCAGGTTTACAACGGCGCGATGCCCCCATGGAAAATTCTGCGCGACGAGGATCTCGCCGCGGTGCTGAATTATCTCCGCACATCGTGGGGCAACTCTGCCCCGCCGATTTCGCCGGACTACGTCAAACGTCTCCGCGAGCAATCCGCCACCCGCTTCACGCCGTGGACGCAGCGCGAGCTCAAGGGGCTTCCGCGCGAGATCGCGCCACCGCCGGCGAAAGATGCGAAGCTTGGCATCCCGTCAATCGCATCGCCGGCCGGGCAAGAGCATTGA
- a CDS encoding cbb3-type cytochrome c oxidase subunit II gives MNRLPILFVGILAVFATSWLGLVAYPFLQLGNLKPERSAATGELVPAPLTGSAMAGSRVYAENGCIYCHSQQVRPAWLSTDIEKGLGTRQTVARDYLQERPSFLGTMRTGPDLANIGVRQTDVRWHYAHLYEPRTVSPGSIMPSFRFLFVERPIGASPNPEALVVRGPHPPRKGYEILPTQEARDLVAYLLSLRREDPLPEVASPPPSSAP, from the coding sequence ATGAACAGGTTGCCGATCCTCTTCGTGGGAATTCTTGCCGTCTTCGCGACGTCCTGGCTGGGGCTGGTGGCGTATCCGTTTCTCCAGCTCGGGAACCTGAAACCGGAGCGGTCCGCGGCGACCGGTGAACTCGTGCCGGCGCCATTGACGGGGAGCGCCATGGCGGGATCGCGCGTCTATGCCGAAAACGGCTGCATCTACTGTCACAGCCAGCAGGTGCGGCCGGCGTGGCTTTCGACCGACATCGAGAAAGGCCTCGGCACGCGGCAGACGGTCGCGCGGGATTATCTGCAGGAACGCCCGTCGTTCCTCGGCACAATGCGCACCGGGCCGGACCTCGCAAACATCGGCGTGCGCCAGACCGACGTGCGCTGGCACTACGCGCATCTTTACGAGCCTCGCACCGTGTCGCCGGGGTCGATCATGCCGTCGTTCCGCTTTCTTTTCGTCGAGCGGCCGATCGGAGCGAGCCCGAATCCCGAGGCGCTTGTCGTGCGCGGCCCGCACCCGCCGCGCAAGGGCTACGAAATTCTTCCCACGCAGGAGGCGAGGGATCTCGTGGCGTATCTGCTCTCGCTCCGGCGGGAGGATCCTCTGCCCGAGGTGGCGTCACCGCCGCCATCTTCCGCGCCATGA